A window of Eubacteriaceae bacterium ES3 contains these coding sequences:
- a CDS encoding phosphate ABC transporter substrate-binding protein encodes MTRKLKTVLVSLLVGASVMAFAGCGSSSSTDSSSSDSAGIAGEINGGGSTSVQHIIDAAGSEFSALNPDVTFTYSGTGSSDGVKGATEGTYSFGCASRELKAEEEMDNLTAIEFAYDGIAVVVNPANGVTALTSEQITSIYKGEITNWSEVGGADAPIVVVSREDGSGTRGAFEELMGFEDQLKADATVKEGNGNVQTTVAGNENAIGYVSLTYVDDTINAVTVDGTECTVDNIKSGTYPVARPFLIMYLEDSVDDATLAFIDYLMTEEGQAIVEENGAISVL; translated from the coding sequence ATGACAAGAAAATTAAAAACGGTTTTAGTGAGCCTGCTCGTAGGAGCTTCGGTAATGGCTTTTGCAGGATGTGGATCTTCATCTTCAACAGATTCTTCATCTTCTGATTCAGCAGGAATTGCTGGTGAAATCAACGGTGGGGGTTCAACCTCAGTACAGCATATTATCGATGCAGCAGGATCAGAGTTTTCTGCTTTAAATCCAGATGTAACTTTCACTTATAGTGGAACAGGTTCTTCAGATGGTGTTAAAGGGGCTACAGAAGGAACATATTCTTTTGGATGTGCTTCTCGTGAATTGAAAGCCGAAGAAGAAATGGATAACTTAACAGCCATAGAATTTGCTTATGACGGTATTGCTGTTGTTGTCAATCCTGCTAACGGTGTTACAGCTTTAACTTCTGAACAGATTACAAGCATTTACAAAGGCGAAATTACTAACTGGTCTGAAGTCGGTGGAGCTGATGCACCAATCGTTGTTGTTTCTCGTGAGGATGGTTCAGGTACACGTGGTGCTTTCGAAGAACTGATGGGCTTTGAAGATCAGTTAAAAGCTGATGCTACAGTTAAAGAAGGTAATGGTAATGTTCAGACAACTGTTGCTGGTAACGAAAATGCAATTGGCTATGTATCTTTAACTTATGTTGATGATACAATTAATGCTGTGACTGTTGATGGAACTGAATGTACTGTAGACAATATCAAGAGTGGCACATATCCAGTAGCTCGTCCTTTCCTGATTATGTATCTGGAAGATTCTGTAGACGATGCTACACTGGCCTTCATTGATTACTTAATGACTGAAGAAGGACAGGCAATTGTTGAAGAAAATGGGGCAATCTCAGTACTTTAA
- a CDS encoding HD domain-containing protein, giving the protein MSILKAIEIAANAHLGYYRKGSKVPYITHPFEVAKILSTAVDTETHEDLICAGILHDTVEDTDTSLVEIRREFGDHVAELVLSDSEDKSLPWEARKEHTINFLKNEASHEMRLLACADKLSNMRSIRDDYKKMGDDVFDIFVRGKNKQAWYYRGIVEALSSLANYEMYQELKSLTEEIFKDTKIARWQ; this is encoded by the coding sequence ATGTCGATCTTAAAAGCGATTGAAATTGCAGCTAATGCCCATTTGGGATACTATCGAAAGGGTTCAAAAGTACCTTATATTACCCATCCCTTTGAAGTGGCAAAAATACTATCAACAGCAGTTGATACTGAGACTCATGAAGATCTGATATGTGCAGGTATTTTGCATGATACAGTAGAGGACACAGACACTTCCCTTGTGGAAATACGACGTGAATTTGGTGATCATGTGGCCGAACTGGTCTTATCGGATTCCGAAGATAAAAGCCTTCCCTGGGAAGCCAGAAAAGAGCATACCATTAACTTTCTAAAAAATGAAGCCAGTCACGAAATGCGATTGTTGGCTTGTGCTGACAAGCTTTCAAATATGCGCAGCATTCGAGACGATTATAAAAAAATGGGTGACGATGTTTTTGATATTTTTGTCAGGGGTAAAAATAAGCAAGCCTGGTATTATCGGGGAATTGTTGAAGCCTTGTCTTCTTTAGCCAATTATGAGATGTATCAGGAGTTAAAAAGTTTGACCGAAGAAATTTTTAAAGATACAAAAATTGCCCGTTGGCAATAA
- a CDS encoding NUDIX hydrolase produces the protein MKYDKAIKLFSSNIEEEMKNRDVILDFINDHSDVLTRKNNIAHLTGSAMIFNQDYTKTLMIHHNIYKSWGWTGGHADGEEDLLKVAIKEAQEETGLKKLALLSEHIISLDILPVFGHYKNGKYVSPHLHFSLSYALQANDQEQVFIKPDENSGVLWIPLDEIKTYVNERHMLPVYDKIVSKVKSTLQ, from the coding sequence ATGAAATATGATAAAGCAATTAAACTTTTTTCTTCAAACATAGAAGAAGAGATGAAAAATCGAGATGTTATACTTGATTTTATAAATGATCACTCAGATGTATTAACACGGAAAAATAATATTGCTCATTTAACTGGTTCAGCGATGATATTCAATCAGGATTATACCAAAACTTTGATGATTCATCATAACATTTATAAATCCTGGGGCTGGACAGGCGGTCACGCCGACGGAGAAGAAGATCTGCTAAAAGTGGCGATTAAAGAAGCTCAGGAAGAAACAGGTTTAAAAAAACTTGCACTTTTATCAGAGCATATCATTTCGCTGGATATTTTGCCGGTTTTTGGGCATTATAAAAATGGTAAGTATGTTTCGCCGCATTTGCATTTTTCGCTATCGTATGCATTACAGGCTAATGATCAGGAGCAGGTTTTTATTAAACCGGATGAAAACAGTGGTGTCTTGTGGATTCCTTTGGACGAAATAAAAACATATGTAAATGAGCGCCACATGCTGCCTGTTTATGATAAAATAGTCAGTAAAGTAAAGAGTACCCTTCAGTAA
- a CDS encoding C45 family peptidase, with protein sequence MKKRERLIVLFISLLVVFTSACAKNQEVDVASTFEGGSATMTEDQVYWVLSLQGSWQEMGRQYGKLAKEPLNSFFSEITADIEERGMSLEEQLNEAKNIAENLSPELNDLLTGMAETSGLTNDEVLLLNAGMINLTGTLISFDHADACSGIAAWDDYTPDGQLIFGRNWDIDRENMADYMKYLSVVVFHPEEGHAFANVHPLGNVYLETGMNDTGLFIELDNGEGSDPNFNPEAQDTASVLVDVLNQANTLDEATTMLMDTPADLSYIIQVADTDSSVSVERATQYPRIRTGVYDGLLVAYNNFIEPYPAEWEGFVNAPPDASIDPRYVNLIETANSETFYGNLDLEGMKELMALDVTEGGAVHGGTVFQYIAIPETKELYIHGIGYSDWQKVDLNEYFY encoded by the coding sequence ATGAAGAAAAGAGAACGTTTAATAGTACTTTTTATCAGTTTATTAGTTGTCTTCACAAGTGCCTGTGCAAAAAATCAGGAAGTTGATGTAGCTAGCACTTTTGAAGGCGGCAGTGCAACGATGACTGAAGATCAGGTCTACTGGGTTCTTTCATTACAAGGGAGCTGGCAGGAAATGGGGCGACAGTACGGAAAATTGGCAAAAGAACCGCTCAATTCATTTTTTTCTGAAATTACCGCAGATATAGAAGAGCGTGGTATGTCTTTGGAAGAACAGTTAAATGAGGCTAAGAATATAGCCGAAAATTTAAGCCCGGAATTAAATGATCTGCTGACTGGTATGGCTGAAACCAGTGGTCTAACCAATGATGAAGTTTTACTATTGAATGCCGGGATGATCAATCTTACAGGAACGCTCATTTCCTTTGACCATGCTGATGCCTGCAGTGGAATTGCCGCCTGGGATGATTATACTCCAGATGGACAGCTTATTTTTGGCCGAAACTGGGATATTGATCGTGAGAATATGGCGGATTATATGAAATATCTTTCTGTTGTTGTTTTTCATCCAGAGGAAGGACATGCGTTTGCAAATGTACATCCACTGGGAAATGTTTATTTAGAAACTGGAATGAATGATACGGGTCTTTTTATTGAACTTGATAATGGTGAAGGTTCTGATCCAAATTTCAATCCCGAAGCCCAGGATACGGCTTCAGTTCTGGTTGATGTTTTAAATCAAGCCAATACACTTGATGAGGCAACGACCATGTTAATGGATACGCCTGCAGATTTATCTTATATTATTCAAGTTGCAGATACAGATTCCAGCGTTTCAGTTGAAAGGGCAACTCAGTATCCTCGAATTCGAACAGGTGTTTATGACGGCCTCTTAGTAGCTTACAACAACTTTATTGAACCCTATCCAGCTGAATGGGAAGGATTTGTCAACGCACCACCAGATGCTTCAATTGATCCGCGATATGTAAATCTGATTGAAACAGCGAATTCAGAAACCTTTTATGGTAATCTCGACCTGGAGGGAATGAAAGAACTAATGGCGCTGGACGTGACAGAAGGCGGGGCGGTACATGGTGGTACAGTATTTCAGTATATTGCAATTCCAGAGACTAAGGAATTGTATATTCATGGAATAGGTTATAGTGATTGGCAAAAAGTTGATTTAAATGAATATTTTTATTAG